The nucleotide sequence AAAAATTTAACTCTGTGAAAGATAGTGGTGTTGCAGCTGCTATCACAAAGCATTCAGAGTTTAATAACAacaacaaaagaagaagaagaacgcatTCAGAGTTGGCCCAGCTGCAGCAGTACACAAGCTACATAAAGGCAGCTAGGATATATGGGGGGAGCAGAGAGACACACAAACACAGGCACACATGCAGGGCCTTGGTCCTCTCCTCCTCGGAGTTAGGCTGCGCAGCTACGGCGGCCTTGCCATCCACCCTCTTGAACACCTCCTGCATGCCGGCACACGATGGTAGTGTTAGCCATAGCCAAGCGACTGAAGCTGAAGGATGTGATACAAGGATGGGATGGGAGGAAGCAGCTTACCGGCGCCATCCATCGGCAGGTCTGGCAGTCGATGCAACGGTGGTCTGCGCGGCGCCGCCGAGGGGATGAAACCGTGAAAAGGCAAACACCGCGCAGCAGTCAGGCAAAGCTCTTGTTGTTGGAGGAAAAGAAGAGAAGCTGTATCTTGCTCTGCTCACCGACGAAGAAATCGCCGGCCACGTTCTGCGGCCGTCGCCGGCGGTCCAGCGCCGCAGGGGAGGCGGCAGCGCGAAACGGCAGGATACATCTTCGGGGACGCGGCCGCGCGGTGGGCGTGGAGAAGTAGGAGTACACGGCGGCGCCAAGGCTCATCAACGCCATGTGTGTGtcagtgtgtgcgtgtgtgtgtgtgtgagagagagagagagagagacggtgtCCGAATTGAAGTGACGAAGTCGGAGTTCTCTTGCTGTGGACTGTGGTCAAAACTGCACAGGACAGGACGGGGAGACACAGAGTGCGTATCTGACCTTTTTTTTTTACCTCAGTCCACGTGTATCCGTGTGGATTAAATAAAGTTAAAAAAAGCTAATTTTTACTCCAACCCACTTGAACATACGTAGATTAATTTGAGTGCAAGCGCATCCAAATAAGTCCTCCGGGGTTTCTAGTAGTCACTGTATACACAAGCGAGACTTGGTGCAGAAGCACCAAGACAGAGAAAAACACCACACAGCGTCATCATCCTGCCGTAACTGGCTGAAACTGGAATCttggctggtctgaaacttgactgaaactggctgaaaaatactgttctggttgaattgttgtgagagaaaaacactgttccggctgaaaaaagaagccgaacaagccgaatatggggtaagccgaacagggctacATCCACAATCATGCACGAACATGCACCGTTGATCTTAAGATCTTAAGAGCATGCCTGATCTGGCATCTTATTGCATTCATCTTGAAAGGGTTGTACCTCTGACTGTGAAGCAATCGTGGGCCCTCGCAATGCCTAATTAATTTCAGCGTCCAGAGCAGACTATCTGGTTCCATTCTAAGTATATTCATACAGGACGTCAGCTCTGCTCCCCTCGGAGCAAGAAAATCCAACAGGACCTACAATTGAGGGAATTGGCTATACACAAGAAAAGCTATCGTGTGATGGATTCTAAAAGGCATTGCAAATTCTCATAAGGTACTTGGCGTGCATTCCAGACTACCTACACTCATCTGGTCGGGCATTTTTAGATTTGACTCAGAGCCATTTAACGATGCGTGGGGGTTAGTTACATTTGCCAGTTTCAGGTTCTGATAGGGATGATGAATTGCTTGCCCTTTACGCAGTGACAATTACATTTTCATCAAGTGCAACTGTTTGGGAAAATTCCATCATGCCAGGGGAACCTCCAGGTTTTGGTATGACATCGTCCCCATAGATAGATAATGAGAACAGGGAAGAATCCAGTTACTGTGCTTCAGCGATGATAGAACTGGAATCTCAAGAGCCTTCACCTGGCCCTATTGATGATTCAGTTGCAGCAACCACAGAGAACTGCCAAGTCTTATCAGGGTCCCACAAACCCACCACAGTTGGCATTGAGGACATGTTTCTGAAGGCCAGCGTACCACCACCTGATACTCCAAGAGAGGATTTCTGTGGCCAATGGTGTCCAGTTTTGTACCTTAACTGAGAGTTTTGGGGATTATGTTGTTTGAGGACTTTTGTTTCTCATTACTATTGAGGTTGGATTCTGTGTTGAGAGCCATAAGCCTGTAACTTGACGGAGAGAGTAGTTTTCTTCACTGGTATCATCAAGAATACACAATTATACGCAGAAATTAAGTCCCCATTGCAGGTTTTGTCTGCAATttgttctctctttttttctagctCTACTGATGAGGTGATGTGAAGTAGGGGCGTTCATTTTTGTTGTATTTGTAAAACACATCATCTTGGTAAACACACATCAACTTATAGCATATGCTTGGTGTGCAAAATTTCTTATAACAAATCCTAGGATCTTGCAAATTTTCTGGAATAAGCTGAGAAACGTTCAGTGGGCCAAGTTACATATGCTTGGTGTGCAGCACTAGGTACAATCTGCAGCTGTATTATAAACATACGAAAGCATTGCATTCTCTGCTAACAAATGCTCATTCAAGACCTGAGCATCATGAACACTATTCTCTGGAAATAGTAGCATCAACATTCAGCCTCCTGGAATCCTTATTTGTCAGCACTGACTGAAGTAAGATGCTCCTAGGCTCCTAGGTATATCTCTTTAATTTCTAACAGAAGGTGAGAAGTACATGAAGAAGTAACTCAATCGTGAAGTCCAAACATACATGTGGGTCAAAAACATGTAGCGCGCTCCACCAAGCTTTTCAATATTGTTCGCCAGTTTTTGAGTATACCTTGGgctaaaagaaaataaaagatataTATTAAAGAATCTGAATCACATAATTATGTTTCCGAATTGCATAATCACCAATCCGAAATTGAAAGGGCTATACATTATGGAATTACTTTCACGATTGAGAATCTAGTACATAATTTGGATTCCTAGCTATTGGCTGGAGACCCATGTAGTACCTGTCAATCAGTATGTTTCCTTGTGGGTGAATTACCAGGTACGATGCTGCCCCAAATGAGTCTTGAGAATTGTATCGTCCATCCCAAAGCACTTCAGGCGCAACTTCGACTCGTTGGTGCTGCTTGTTTCCTGGATCTGGATGGTCTGGAAGGAGCGGAATCGACGTACTTTTGAGAGTATCACGAAGACGCCGTCTCAGCTGGTCGCGCTCATTCTGGAGGAAGCTGACGCCTGGATCGCTGCGGGCTTCCGCTGCCTTGCGTCGCTGACTGCTCTTGCTACTTAGTGGTCGCGGCTTCCCCTTCTCTTGTCGTGCAATTAGTTTCCTCAGTTAGTACACCTCTTAGCACCACCGTTGAAGCCGGTGATTTGTGTAAGTGTTCCTCCGGTCCGCTAACTATGGCACATCGCCGTGGGTAGCACTGGCTGTACTTTGTTCCCACTCCTCTTAATGAAGCACGTTCCATTGCACGCtttcgaaaaaaaaaaagaattgtaTCCGCAGAGATAAGCGCCCTAAACATTACATGTTGGCGACGTGATTGCATAGTATACCAGACTGAAGATTTCATAAACATTGGCAAATAGCTGTACTCTAACTACATCTTATATTCTTAATACTTGTATTAGACAAAAAGATGAGGATTTGCACCATGCAATAAGAAAAAGGAAACTGTGAAAAACATGCATACTGGGAGTAGTTTGTCGTCGATTGGTAGAGGAAACATGTTTTGCACTTGGAGGATGTCTTTTGGAGGTTTCTCTGTGTGAATTGAGGATGTTGGACAGGAGAGCAGTGCCTGGACATcaccaaaaaaaaatgaaaaatagtGGTGTTGCAGCTGCAATCCATATATATAACATATAAGTGTGTGTTATAACCAACACCAAGCCTTGAGAGTTGGATGGGAAGAGCAGAGAAcgagagagagacacacacacacacctgcaGGGCCTTGGTCCTCTCCTCCTCGGTACTGGGCTGTGTCGCTACGGCGGCCTTGCCATCCACCCTCTTGAACACCTCCTGCATACATGCCGGCACGCCTCACGCCATGAATGATGGTTAGCCAAGCGAGCGATTGAAGGTGAAGGATGGGAGAAAGCTGCCTGCGTACCGGCGCCATCCATCGGCAGGTCTGGCAGTCGATGCAGCGCTGGTCTGCGAAAACGCAAGGCAAAGAGCGCGAGTCAGTcaggcaaaggcaaagctcttgtgttgttgttggaggGGAGCAGCTACATAGAGAGCTCTGCTCACCGACGACGAAGTCGCCGGCCACGTTCTGCGGCCGGCGCCGGCGGTCAAGCACTGCAcctgcaccagcaccagcaccagagGACGCGGTGGCGCGAAACGTTAGGACACGTCTTCCTCTTCGGGGGCGCGGCAGCACGGTTGGCGTGGCCAAGGAGTACGCGGCGGCACCAAGGGAGGCTCATCAGTGGtgccatgtgtgtgtgtgtgtgtgtgtcaagTGTGATGAAACTCGGACTTCTCTTGCTGTGCTTAAAACTGCACGGGAGAGGGAGACACTGTGTATTATTATTTACTAATCAGGGTAGTCGATTTATAAGCAGCTTCAACCAAGACTTGGGGAACAGGCACAAAGACACGGTCATAAAACACGACACCATCAGCTTCCTACAGCCACAATCGTGGATGGCCATGGTCAGACTTGGTTGCAAATTTGAATGGAAATTTGTACAAGATCACTCTGCATCCTTTTCCTTTCCAACGCACAGGACACAAGAGATTAGAGAATAGTACTCCCCTAATGGGCATCCTTTTCCTTTCCATCGCACAGCAGGACACAAGAGAATAGTACTCCGTCCCCTAATGTGCTAGACAAGACAATAAGAGAGAAGGGGGGCAAAAGCCACGAAAATCCCATGTATGCACAAGCAACGCTGCTGCAAAATCATCAGCCGCGCCGGGCCGGCTCCTTCATTGTCTACTCTGCAGGAGTGCTTGCACCTTTAGCTCCCCCGCTTTCCTCAGCGACCTGTACTGCAGCCGTATGCTTTCTCCGCTATCAACTGCCTTCACAAGGTACCTGCAGGTCCCCGGACGGCTTCTGCCACTAAGCAAAACTTCTAAcccaagccaaaaaaaaaaacaaacaaacaatgcTGAACGAGTGAACCAGCAGCGAACGCTTACCAGCCATTCAGGCACTGTGATGTCACCACCGCCTCCTTCCCAACGAATTTATCAGGCGTCCTTTTATTTCCCTGCACGCACAGTAAAAGAGGAAGAGAGTCCACCTCTCAGAAAATTGTTCTCCACTACCCCCATTTCTTGATAGTAACTGTCGCCAAAGAATGCATTTCCACGTACCATGATCACGACTCTCTCACCCACCACAAACGGGTACTGCACCCCCTTGAACGCTCTAGGGCTTTCAGCATCTAACCCCAGCTCAATACTGTCCTGTTAGATGCTCAAAGACAAAAATTATCTCAAAACCATACAACAATATTACTTATACAACGGAGGCATGCTCCAAGAATTATGCACCTTGCTACTTCCACTTCGCCTTTGGGCGTCCATATGCTCAGTCACTTCTTTCCGGCGCTTTCGAAGAGCAGCATTATGAAAGAGCCTCCTATCGTCTTCCATCTTCACCACTGTAGCTACCGCTCTTAGAGCTGTACAACATTCAATACTGACAACTGTAAGTGAGCAAACGGAATGATACTGATACCACATTCATGTTACAAAATAAGCATGGAGACATACCAAGGTTAGGAAATAAGGAGGCCTCATCAACTTCTCCGTTGCAAATGCTGCACCTTGCCTGATTAGATAAAAAGTTAAAAAAATGGTATGCAGTCTCAGTTGCATGTTAGCTCCTACCAAAAATACTTCCTGGATTACTAACTCATTATCAATTTCTTATGAAAAATGTGGCTTCTGAATTCTGATCGTAATGACTCAGTTGTACTGTATTCCAGAACATTTTTTTGGTGCTTATAAGGGATTGACCTACTAACTACTAAGTTGCAGATACAGCAGACTGGGCTATATAAAACCATAATCAGACAAATCAAAGATTTGGGGTAACGGTTAATTTCAATGGTACCTAAAAGAACAACACCTAAAGTAAAGCATAGAACTTTATTCTTGATGTCATACACAGATTTACAAACAAACCGAATTTTGAGAAATGGTAAAAATGGAATACAAAGTCTCAGAATATACCATTTCAAGAACTTTCTTCAGCATGAGGCCACCAAACGAGTGCCCACATGAGAGAACCATAGCATCTTCAAGAAAAGCCCCACtgaaaataaaaatattattccgTCACTAGATGGCTATATTCATCATTTGTAAGCTAAGTGATTAAATGATGTGTCACAATCTGGATTTTGCAGCTGTATGCTTTCAGCAAGTTTCTTTTGATCCAGCATGTCTAAAGGTATATCTCTTCTTTACTTGTTATGTTAAGATAAGAAACATATAACAGCAGACATAAAAGGATCCATGCAGAAAAGCAGAAACtatatgcatggcattgatcttgGGATGAAGTGTTACATTCAACAAGGAAGAGCTTACGACAAAGGGTCTGATAGTACACTTCTGAGCGATGGTTCATTAACAAAGTTTCCCTGTGATTCCTGCATCCCAAGTTAGCAAAGTATAAGCAACTTCAGAGTTTCAAGGCTTCTGATGAAATAAGCTCTGAAATACACACAACACCCATCTAGTTTTCAATAAAGCACTTTACTACTCTTATTAAAGAGAGTCAAGAGGTGTACTGGCTCTCATCATCTCATGCATTACTGTAACTGAATGTACAATAAGATCACATGCATGTGATGAAATTTATGCAACTTTAGATGTATACTCACAGGTGGTGCTTCCAAGTGATGGTAAACATTCTCTTCAGCACGCAAATCATCCATAAACTGGTTTGCAGATATGGGCCGGTGGATCTGCGGTATGCAATGCCCAGCAGCTGAAATTGGAGAGCAGTCCAATATAGCATTGGCACGAGGCATCAGCCTAAACATGAGTGATGCCCTGGAAG is from Miscanthus floridulus cultivar M001 chromosome 7, ASM1932011v1, whole genome shotgun sequence and encodes:
- the LOC136468072 gene encoding uncharacterized protein — protein: MSTFPHPPPTAARSPLTRVRLDDLAPFDGASTPAYARAVHAVAASLTRHGAAAVELPAADAAVVRCALESARGFFRVRPGLYVYRAGRALDDGELSPACMADAFRCLGKAARAALCAIARNLRLRSDAFSHLLDDNPLPLDEVSASELMVSFSHGHPQSSQAPMVGLRSSMAEVDRGFVTLVASDHPGIEVCNPNGHWYPADAGSSPDVLLLLTGRALSHVTAGLQLNSQYRITNNGNRASLMFRLMPRANAILDCSPISAAGHCIPQIHRPISANQFMDDLRAEENVYHHLEAPPESQGNFVNEPSLRSVLSDPLSGAFLEDAMVLSCGHSFGGLMLKKVLEMARCSICNGEVDEASLFPNLALRAVATVVKMEDDRRLFHNAALRKRRKEVTEHMDAQRRSGSSKDSIELGLDAESPRAFKGVQYPFVVGERVVIMGNKRTPDKFVGKEAVVTSQCLNGWYLVKAVDSGESIRLQYRSLRKAGELKVQALLQSRQ
- the LOC136468074 gene encoding uncharacterized protein, coding for ASLGAAAYSLATPTVLPRPRRGRRVLTFRATASSGAGAGAGAVLDRRRRPQNVAGDFVVDQRCIDCQTCRWMAPEVFKRVDGKAAVATQPSTEEERTKALQALLSCPTSSIHTEKPPKDILQVQNMFPLPIDDKLLPRAMERASLRGVGTKYSQCYPRRCAIVSGPEEHLHKSPASTVVLRGVLTEETNCTTREGEAATTK